In Ensifer sp. PDNC004, the sequence CAGCATCTGTCGCATCGTCTCCAGATAGGTCTCGTCCGGTACCCGCCGCGACCAGCCCATTTCGACCGACGCGGCATCGAAGGTCGCCGTCGACGAGACCGTGATGGCCTTGTCGTTCAGCGTTGCACCGTCTCCCCGGCGGCAGAAATAAAGTTCGTCGTGGGCCGGATTGTAGATTGCGCCGATCTCTGCGTGCCCGTGCTCGACATAGGTTATGGAAATGCAGAAGTGCGGGATCCCGCGCGCAAAATTCGCCGTTCCGTCGACGGGATCGACGACCCAGACGCGATCGGCAATGGTGCCGCCGCCTTCCTCGCCCAGGAACGCATCGGCTGGAAAATGGGTGGCAATCGCGGCGCGAATATGGGCCTCGGAAGCCGCATCGGTTTCCGTCAGGAAATCCTGCGGGCCTTTTAAGGAATAACCGCGCTGGGCGCTTGCCTTGAAACCGTCGAGTACCAG encodes:
- a CDS encoding inositol monophosphatase produces the protein MNDHKPRYSNDLSGRALLCRDVIRSAGALVLDGFKASAQRGYSLKGPQDFLTETDAASEAHIRAAIATHFPADAFLGEEGGGTIADRVWVVDPVDGTANFARGIPHFCISITYVEHGHAEIGAIYNPAHDELYFCRRGDGATLNDKAITVSSTATFDAASVEMGWSRRVPDETYLETMRQMLEKGANVRRGASGALALAYVADGRSDAYVELHMNSWDCLAGLLLVAEAGGTVCPFMEIGSLLDGGPVLASTPAIASGVSVASGIPVRESEQAAELQLA